A stretch of the Clavibacter sp. B3I6 genome encodes the following:
- a CDS encoding NAD(P)-dependent oxidoreductase, whose protein sequence is MPSSPRRALILGGTGAIGGATAERLARDGWSVDVTGRDPLAMPAALADLGVRFHAVDRADAPGIERLIGDGVDLLVDLVAFTAADVRALLPAMRASGSVVVASSRAVYVDAAGRHVNGDEPPRLPVPVPETNPTLPPAPPGTDPMTREGYAPSKVAVERAALDSGLPVTVMRPSKVHGRWARNARTRVIVERMLAGAPTIELADRGASVDHLTAAANAAALITRVADVPGARILNAADPDPLTAREIVAALADELGWGGRIVPLEPGAEGGAHPWAAAHPIVLDTRAALALGYAPVGPGAELLRTEAAWIRDGERPRD, encoded by the coding sequence GCGCGACGGGTGGTCGGTCGACGTGACCGGCCGGGATCCGCTCGCCATGCCCGCGGCGCTCGCGGACCTCGGCGTGCGCTTCCACGCGGTCGACCGCGCCGACGCCCCGGGGATCGAGCGGCTGATCGGCGACGGCGTCGACCTGCTCGTGGACCTCGTCGCCTTCACGGCGGCCGACGTCCGGGCGCTCCTCCCGGCCATGCGCGCCAGCGGATCCGTGGTCGTCGCCTCCTCCCGCGCCGTCTACGTCGATGCCGCGGGGCGCCACGTCAACGGCGACGAGCCGCCGCGCCTCCCCGTCCCCGTCCCGGAGACGAATCCGACGCTCCCGCCCGCCCCGCCCGGCACCGACCCGATGACCCGCGAGGGCTATGCGCCGTCCAAGGTGGCGGTGGAACGCGCGGCCCTCGACAGCGGCCTGCCGGTCACGGTGATGCGCCCCTCGAAGGTCCACGGCCGCTGGGCGCGGAACGCCCGCACCCGCGTCATCGTCGAGCGGATGCTCGCGGGCGCCCCGACGATCGAGCTCGCCGACCGCGGCGCGTCGGTCGACCACCTCACGGCGGCGGCCAACGCGGCCGCGCTCATCACCCGGGTCGCGGACGTGCCGGGCGCGCGGATCCTCAACGCCGCCGACCCGGATCCCCTCACCGCCCGCGAGATCGTCGCCGCCCTCGCCGACGAGCTCGGCTGGGGCGGCCGCATCGTGCCGCTCGAGCCGGGTGCCGAAGGCGGCGCGCACCCGTGGGCCGCCGCGCATCCGATCGTGCTGGACACGCGCGCGGCCCTCGCGCTCGGCTACGCGCCGGTGGGGCCGGGCGCGGAGCTGCTGCGCACCGAGGCGGCGTGGATCCGCGACGGGGAGCGCCCGCGCGACTGA
- a CDS encoding AEC family transporter, which translates to MIGVLTGFAIIGFIIAVGYAVGRSGIAGPGAQNSLNRVAFFVATPALLFTVLAKADLHVVFSAFLLASACAVAVAAILYLIVARVLFRRPVAETTIGAASASYVNANNIGLPVAIYVLGDAQLVAPVLLLQLLVLAPTTLTILDISSRGTASVVGILTQPLRNPMIIASMLGILIAITGLEIPDAVYEPFRLIGGAAIPIVLMAFGMSLVGRKPLAPGSGRGEIVVASVIKTVVMPLAAFLLARYAFHLDAEQTFAATVIAGLPTAQNIFNFASRYDRGVVLARDTVLITTVASIPVLLVIAALLAP; encoded by the coding sequence ATGATCGGGGTGCTGACCGGGTTCGCCATCATCGGCTTCATCATCGCCGTGGGCTACGCCGTCGGCCGCTCCGGGATCGCCGGGCCGGGCGCCCAGAACTCCCTCAACCGGGTCGCGTTCTTCGTCGCGACGCCCGCGCTGCTGTTCACGGTGCTCGCGAAGGCCGACCTGCACGTCGTGTTCTCCGCGTTCCTGCTCGCGTCGGCGTGCGCGGTGGCCGTCGCGGCGATCCTGTACCTCATCGTGGCGCGCGTGCTCTTCCGTCGGCCGGTCGCGGAGACCACCATCGGCGCGGCCTCGGCCAGCTACGTGAACGCCAACAACATCGGCTTGCCGGTCGCCATCTACGTGCTGGGCGACGCGCAGCTCGTGGCGCCCGTGCTGCTCCTGCAGCTGCTCGTGCTCGCGCCGACCACGCTCACGATCCTCGACATCTCGAGCCGCGGGACCGCGTCGGTGGTGGGCATCCTCACGCAGCCGCTGCGGAACCCGATGATCATCGCGTCGATGCTCGGCATCCTCATCGCGATCACCGGGCTCGAGATCCCGGACGCCGTCTACGAGCCCTTCCGGCTGATCGGCGGCGCGGCGATCCCCATCGTCCTGATGGCGTTCGGAATGTCGCTCGTGGGGCGGAAGCCGCTCGCGCCGGGATCCGGGCGCGGGGAGATCGTGGTGGCGTCGGTCATCAAGACGGTCGTGATGCCGCTCGCGGCCTTCCTGCTGGCGCGGTACGCGTTCCACCTCGACGCCGAGCAGACCTTCGCGGCGACCGTGATCGCGGGCCTGCCGACGGCGCAGAACATCTTCAACTTCGCGTCGCGCTACGACCGCGGGGTGGTGCTGGCGCGCGACACCGTGCTCATCACGACGGTCGCGTCGATCCCGGTGCTGCTGGTGATCGCGGCGCTGCTGGCGCCGTAG
- a CDS encoding SDR family NAD(P)-dependent oxidoreductase: MSDDWTEQHIPDQSGRVAIVTGANTGLGFETARMLAEHGAQVVLAVRDVEKGERAAARIAGDVRVQALDLTSLASVRSAAADLRAAHPRIDLLINNAGVMYTPKATTADGFELQFGTNHLGHFALTGLLLDRLLPVPGSRVVTVSSTGHRIQAAIRFDDLQWERSYSRAGAYGQAKLANLMFTYELQRRLAVHGTTVAVAAHPGVSDTELTRNVPAALRLPVTWLAPLLTQEPRMGALPTARAATDPGVLGGQYFGPGGRGEVRGFPQRVSSSPDSHDLAVQRRLWSVSEELTGVTFPVAAASAVAGV; this comes from the coding sequence ATGAGCGACGACTGGACCGAGCAGCACATCCCCGATCAGAGCGGACGGGTGGCGATCGTCACCGGCGCCAACACCGGACTGGGATTCGAGACCGCGCGGATGCTCGCCGAGCACGGGGCCCAGGTGGTCCTGGCCGTGCGGGACGTCGAGAAGGGGGAGCGGGCCGCCGCCCGCATCGCCGGCGACGTGCGCGTGCAGGCCCTCGACCTGACCTCCCTCGCGTCGGTCCGCTCGGCGGCGGCCGACCTCCGCGCCGCCCACCCGCGCATCGACCTCCTCATCAACAACGCGGGGGTGATGTACACGCCGAAGGCGACCACCGCCGACGGCTTCGAGCTGCAGTTCGGCACCAACCACCTCGGCCACTTCGCGCTCACCGGCCTGCTACTCGACCGGCTCCTGCCCGTCCCCGGCTCCCGCGTCGTGACGGTCAGCAGCACCGGGCACCGCATCCAGGCCGCTATCCGCTTCGACGACCTGCAGTGGGAGCGCTCGTACAGCCGGGCCGGCGCCTACGGCCAGGCCAAGCTCGCCAACCTGATGTTCACGTACGAGCTGCAGCGGCGGCTCGCGGTGCACGGCACCACGGTCGCCGTCGCCGCCCACCCCGGCGTCTCCGACACGGAGCTCACCCGCAACGTGCCCGCCGCGCTCCGGCTGCCCGTCACCTGGCTCGCCCCGCTGCTGACCCAGGAGCCGCGGATGGGCGCGCTGCCCACCGCGCGCGCTGCCACCGACCCCGGCGTCCTCGGCGGTCAGTACTTCGGACCCGGCGGGCGGGGCGAGGTGCGGGGCTTCCCGCAGCGCGTGTCCTCCAGCCCCGACTCCCACGACCTTGCGGTCCAGCGGCGCCTGTGGTCGGTATCCGAGGAGCTCACCGGGGTGACGTTCCCCGTCGCCGCGGCATCCGCGGTCGCGGGGGTCTGA
- a CDS encoding TetR family transcriptional regulator — MTFQRARSEEQREIRRRAILDTAVAMLREMPVADLSLNELSRRVGLAKSNVLRYFESREAVLLELLDDFLGSWLAELAKDLDAGVDAGAASDVRARQLADILSRSLADRPVLCDLFGAQGGVLEHNVSVEVVTRHKRSSLARLATMTDLVSRHLPELGDGAQLFCLMSLVTAGALAAYAPPPASLVAAYAAEPALAALHLEPRDALRIAITSALLGALPRT; from the coding sequence GTGACATTCCAGCGGGCACGGAGCGAGGAGCAACGGGAGATCCGTCGTCGCGCGATCCTCGACACGGCCGTCGCCATGCTCCGCGAGATGCCCGTCGCCGACCTGTCGCTGAACGAGCTCAGCCGCCGGGTGGGCCTCGCTAAGTCGAACGTGCTGCGGTACTTCGAGTCGCGCGAGGCGGTGCTGCTCGAGCTGCTGGACGACTTCCTCGGGAGCTGGCTCGCCGAGCTCGCGAAGGACCTCGATGCGGGCGTCGACGCGGGCGCGGCATCGGACGTCCGGGCCCGGCAGCTGGCGGACATCCTCAGCCGCTCGCTCGCGGACCGGCCCGTGCTGTGCGACCTGTTCGGCGCGCAGGGCGGCGTGCTGGAGCACAACGTGTCGGTCGAGGTCGTCACGCGGCACAAGCGGTCGTCGCTCGCGCGGCTCGCGACCATGACCGACCTCGTGTCCCGCCACCTGCCCGAGCTCGGCGACGGTGCGCAGCTGTTCTGCCTGATGAGCCTCGTGACCGCGGGCGCACTGGCGGCCTACGCGCCGCCGCCGGCCAGCCTCGTCGCCGCCTACGCCGCGGAGCCCGCGCTCGCCGCCCTGCACCTGGAGCCGCGGGACGCCCTGCGGATCGCGATCACGTCGGCGCTCCTGGGGGCGCTGCCGCGCACGTGA
- a CDS encoding SRPBCC domain-containing protein, with amino-acid sequence MSAPIVITRTFAAPRERVFDAWITPADFSAWFGTAAVEVPLDALHMDVREGGAWNAVMLLPDGSSILWAGHYVELDRPSRIAMTMTDVPDEPAGDPIEVDFEQVAGGATRMTLTQTAGEFTAEQREMTIEGWSSFFDVMEGLVAP; translated from the coding sequence GTGAGCGCGCCCATCGTCATCACCCGCACGTTCGCGGCCCCGCGGGAGCGCGTCTTCGACGCGTGGATCACGCCGGCCGACTTCTCGGCCTGGTTCGGCACCGCCGCCGTCGAGGTCCCGCTCGACGCCCTGCACATGGACGTGCGCGAGGGCGGCGCCTGGAACGCCGTGATGCTGCTGCCCGACGGCTCCTCCATCCTCTGGGCCGGGCACTACGTCGAGCTCGACCGCCCGTCGCGCATCGCCATGACCATGACGGACGTGCCCGACGAGCCGGCGGGGGACCCGATCGAGGTCGACTTCGAGCAGGTCGCGGGCGGGGCGACGCGCATGACCCTGACCCAGACGGCGGGCGAGTTCACGGCCGAGCAGCGCGAGATGACGATCGAGGGCTGGAGCTCGTTCTTCGACGTGATGGAGGGGCTGGTCGCGCCCTAG
- a CDS encoding MDR family MFS transporter yields the protein MTATAPAPLLLTQRRIWIIFSALIAGMLLSSLDQTIVSTAMPTIVGELGGVDHQVWITTAYLLATTIVMPIYGKFGDVLGRRNLFLAAIAIFTLASVGCAFAGDFWSFVVFRAAQGLGGGGLMILSQSIIADIVPANQRGRYLGPLGGIFGLSAVGGPLLGGFFVDHLTWQWAFYINIPIGIAAFVVAFVTLTLPSKKATKRIDVAGVVLLSIATTCLIFFTDFGGDKAYGWGSLATWAWGLGLVVAASLFVFTESRADDPVIPLSLFRNPVFVNATAIGLALGIGMFAAIGFVPTFLQMSTGTSAAVSGLLLLPMMVGLIGMSIVSGILISRTGRYRIFPIVGTLLTMLALVLMTSLTAQTPVWLICVFLFVFGLGLGLIMQVVVLVVQNAVPAAQIGTATSTNNYFREVGAALGTAVFGTLFTTRLTENLTGVFAGAGAAPGDAAASASSIDPQTLNALPDAVRDGIVDAYADALAPVFWYLVPFIGIAFVLSLFLKQIPLSDVAGLVARGEAVGGEEAERLEAEQRAGTRPGAQPAQVTGPDAADDASRIAVPSSDARDGSGS from the coding sequence ATGACCGCCACCGCCCCCGCGCCCCTCCTGCTCACGCAGCGGCGCATCTGGATCATCTTCTCGGCGCTCATCGCCGGCATGCTCCTGTCGAGCCTCGACCAGACCATCGTCTCCACCGCGATGCCGACGATCGTCGGCGAGCTCGGCGGCGTCGACCACCAGGTCTGGATCACCACGGCCTACCTGCTCGCCACCACGATCGTCATGCCCATCTACGGCAAGTTCGGCGACGTGCTCGGCCGGCGGAACCTCTTCCTCGCGGCCATCGCGATCTTCACGCTCGCCTCGGTCGGCTGCGCGTTCGCGGGCGACTTCTGGTCGTTCGTGGTGTTCCGCGCGGCGCAGGGCCTCGGCGGCGGCGGGCTCATGATCCTGTCGCAGTCGATCATCGCCGACATCGTGCCGGCCAACCAGCGCGGCAGGTACCTCGGTCCGCTCGGCGGCATCTTCGGCCTCTCGGCCGTCGGCGGACCGCTCCTCGGCGGCTTCTTCGTCGACCACCTCACCTGGCAGTGGGCGTTCTACATCAACATCCCCATCGGCATCGCGGCGTTCGTCGTCGCCTTCGTCACGCTGACGCTGCCGAGCAAGAAGGCCACCAAGCGGATCGACGTGGCCGGCGTGGTGCTGCTGTCGATCGCCACCACGTGCCTCATCTTCTTCACCGACTTCGGCGGGGACAAGGCCTACGGCTGGGGATCCCTCGCCACTTGGGCGTGGGGCCTCGGGCTCGTGGTCGCGGCGTCGCTCTTCGTGTTCACGGAGTCGCGCGCGGACGACCCGGTCATCCCGCTCAGCCTCTTCCGGAACCCCGTGTTCGTCAACGCCACCGCCATCGGCCTCGCGCTCGGCATCGGCATGTTCGCGGCCATCGGCTTCGTGCCGACGTTCCTGCAGATGTCGACCGGCACCTCCGCCGCGGTCTCCGGGCTGCTGCTCCTGCCGATGATGGTGGGCCTCATCGGCATGTCGATCGTGTCGGGCATCCTCATCAGCCGCACCGGCCGCTACCGGATCTTCCCGATCGTCGGCACGCTCCTCACCATGCTGGCGCTCGTGCTCATGACGTCGCTCACCGCGCAGACGCCCGTCTGGCTGATCTGCGTGTTCCTCTTCGTCTTCGGGCTGGGGCTCGGCCTCATCATGCAGGTGGTCGTGCTCGTGGTGCAGAACGCGGTGCCCGCCGCGCAGATCGGCACCGCGACCAGCACGAACAACTACTTCCGCGAGGTCGGCGCCGCGCTCGGCACGGCCGTCTTCGGCACGCTGTTCACGACGCGGCTCACCGAGAACCTCACGGGCGTCTTCGCGGGCGCTGGCGCGGCCCCGGGCGACGCGGCGGCCTCGGCCAGCAGCATCGACCCGCAGACGCTGAACGCGCTGCCCGACGCGGTGCGCGACGGGATCGTCGACGCGTACGCCGACGCGCTGGCGCCCGTGTTCTGGTACCTCGTGCCGTTCATCGGCATCGCGTTCGTGCTCTCGCTCTTCCTCAAGCAGATCCCGCTGTCGGACGTCGCAGGGCTCGTTGCCCGCGGCGAGGCGGTCGGCGGCGAGGAGGCCGAGCGGCTCGAGGCGGAGCAGCGGGCGGGCACCCGTCCCGGCGCGCAGCCGGCGCAGGTGACCGGACCGGACGCGGCGGACGACGCGTCGCGGATCGCGGTCCCGTCGAGCGACGCGCGGGACGGCTCCGGCAGCTGA
- a CDS encoding TetR/AcrR family transcriptional regulator: MHSVTDGATGLRERRRKETSARLATLARRLTAERGLAGFTIEEVCEQAGVSRRTFFNHFASKEDALLGRSSRLDTADLEEAFVAAGDPRDPALSPTLLGDLAELCLARWSRLEIDGTALQDMHAAMRREPGLLIRAIEASVEDEDTDAVLVERREGLTRGDLRAAAVVQIVAALARASGREYLAPGNSDPIDLILRRRLDAAREVMPTTTAAQPERTP; this comes from the coding sequence ATGCACTCCGTGACTGATGGTGCAACGGGACTCCGCGAGCGACGGCGCAAGGAGACCTCCGCCCGGCTCGCGACGCTGGCGCGGCGGCTCACCGCCGAGCGCGGCCTCGCCGGCTTCACGATCGAGGAGGTCTGCGAGCAGGCGGGCGTCTCCCGCCGCACCTTCTTCAACCACTTCGCCTCCAAGGAGGACGCGCTGCTCGGGCGCTCCTCGCGCCTCGACACCGCGGACCTCGAGGAGGCCTTCGTGGCCGCCGGCGACCCGCGGGATCCGGCGCTCTCGCCCACGCTCCTCGGGGACCTCGCGGAGCTGTGCCTCGCCCGCTGGTCCCGGCTCGAGATCGACGGCACCGCGCTGCAGGACATGCACGCGGCCATGCGCCGGGAGCCCGGCCTCCTCATCCGCGCCATCGAGGCGTCCGTGGAGGACGAGGACACCGACGCGGTCCTCGTCGAGCGGCGGGAGGGCCTCACGCGAGGGGACCTCCGCGCGGCCGCCGTCGTGCAGATCGTCGCCGCCCTCGCACGCGCGAGCGGCCGCGAGTACCTCGCCCCCGGCAACTCCGACCCCATCGACCTGATCCTCCGGCGGCGCCTCGACGCCGCCCGCGAGGTCATGCCCACCACCACCGCAGCCCAGCCCGAACGGACCCCATGA
- a CDS encoding TetR/AcrR family transcriptional regulator, which produces MPRAGLDTASVVAAGADLADEIGLAELTMGRLAERVGVRTPSLYKHVAGQDDLTRRIAARALDEAADAIGAAIQGRAGRDALRAAARALRAFVLAHPGRYAATVGVEVTGPEDPIAVASARGLEPFVAVLRGYDLPEADATHALRALRSIFHGFATIEAGGGFQWGTATDESFDWLIDMVDLGLRAKPGA; this is translated from the coding sequence GTGCCTAGGGCCGGCCTCGACACGGCCTCGGTCGTCGCCGCCGGCGCCGACCTCGCCGACGAGATCGGCCTCGCCGAGCTGACCATGGGCCGGCTGGCCGAGCGGGTCGGCGTCCGCACCCCCTCCCTCTACAAGCACGTCGCCGGCCAGGACGACCTGACCCGGCGCATCGCCGCCCGCGCCCTCGACGAGGCCGCGGACGCGATCGGCGCCGCCATCCAGGGGCGCGCGGGCCGCGACGCCCTGCGGGCCGCCGCTCGCGCGCTCCGCGCGTTCGTCCTCGCCCACCCGGGCCGGTACGCCGCCACCGTCGGCGTCGAGGTCACGGGCCCCGAGGATCCGATCGCCGTCGCGTCGGCGCGCGGACTCGAGCCCTTCGTCGCGGTGCTCCGCGGCTACGACCTGCCGGAGGCCGACGCCACCCACGCGCTGCGGGCGCTCCGCAGCATCTTCCACGGCTTCGCCACCATCGAGGCCGGCGGCGGCTTCCAGTGGGGCACCGCCACGGACGAGAGCTTCGACTGGCTCATCGACATGGTCGACCTCGGCCTGCGCGCGAAGCCGGGGGCGTAG
- a CDS encoding alpha/beta fold hydrolase, translating into MTEYLTVDGGTLAYELSGSTGPLLVLAHGMGDSREAYRFLTPLLVEAGYRVAAVDLRGHGESSVGWAGHSRTDLAGDLIRLVEHLGGPAVLVGHSIAGGAVTIAAATAPHLVTAVVELAPFTRKQSLSLGDLRSPAFRRGMRHLLGTTLLSSSRQWLRYLDVAYPGVRPADHAARLERIRAMLAEPGRMAALRAMGSGTPADAGAQLANVRCPVLVVQGGADCDWADPRAEGEAIVAALPAGLGRLEVVEGAGHYPHTQYPAEVATAMTTFLAGARA; encoded by the coding sequence ATGACCGAGTACCTGACCGTCGACGGCGGCACCCTCGCCTACGAGCTGAGCGGCAGCACCGGCCCGCTCCTCGTCCTCGCCCACGGCATGGGCGACAGCCGGGAGGCGTACCGGTTCCTCACGCCCCTCCTGGTCGAGGCCGGCTACCGGGTCGCCGCGGTGGACCTGCGCGGCCACGGGGAGTCCAGCGTCGGATGGGCCGGCCACAGCCGCACCGACCTCGCCGGCGACCTCATCCGGCTCGTCGAGCACCTGGGCGGCCCCGCGGTCCTGGTCGGCCACTCCATCGCCGGCGGCGCCGTGACCATCGCCGCCGCGACAGCCCCGCACCTCGTCACCGCCGTCGTCGAGCTGGCGCCGTTCACCCGGAAGCAGTCGCTCTCCCTCGGCGACCTGCGGAGCCCGGCCTTCCGCCGGGGCATGCGCCACCTCCTGGGCACGACCCTGCTGAGCAGCTCGCGGCAGTGGCTGCGGTACCTCGACGTCGCCTATCCCGGCGTCCGGCCCGCCGACCACGCCGCCCGCCTCGAGCGGATCCGCGCGATGCTGGCCGAGCCCGGACGGATGGCGGCGCTCCGGGCCATGGGCTCGGGCACCCCGGCGGACGCCGGTGCGCAGCTGGCCAACGTCCGCTGCCCGGTCCTCGTGGTGCAGGGCGGCGCGGACTGCGACTGGGCCGACCCGCGGGCCGAGGGCGAGGCGATCGTGGCCGCCCTGCCCGCCGGTCTCGGTCGCCTGGAGGTCGTCGAGGGCGCCGGGCACTACCCGCACACGCAGTACCCTGCCGAGGTGGCGACCGCGATGACGACCTTCCTGGCGGGCGCGCGTGCCTAG
- a CDS encoding GNAT family N-acetyltransferase — translation MTTELHPSADLSPDDRAATVALADAAFPPEPGDPAGDMAWAAADETAIARDPDGRVAAMVGIVHRDGTLDGAPVRLAGIGGVATWPDLRRRGYARAALEQALEAIDARGPDLTMLICAPARVPFYASVGFVPFAGTTWTEQGGERVVLDYEPAMIRPGRLPAPRDGELDLCGPAVVTADPGVRLVPVDVAAEADDLRAFLTANAFPFHMTPRPTAADVDRRLAGGDFQAPEHEALWVDVAGAGRVGLVVLDDIQDPGIMFDLRLAEASRGRGLGVHVLRALTAHVFRTYPEATRFEGQTRDDNRAMRRTLLAAGFVKEAHYRDGWPVAGAAPHDSVGYGILRRDHEAGTTTPVPWDDID, via the coding sequence GTGACCACCGAGCTGCACCCCTCCGCCGACCTCTCCCCCGACGATCGCGCCGCGACCGTCGCCCTCGCCGACGCCGCCTTCCCGCCGGAGCCCGGGGACCCGGCCGGCGACATGGCCTGGGCCGCGGCCGACGAGACCGCCATCGCGCGCGACCCCGACGGGCGCGTGGCGGCGATGGTCGGGATCGTGCACCGGGACGGCACGCTCGACGGCGCGCCCGTGCGGCTCGCCGGGATCGGCGGCGTCGCGACCTGGCCCGACCTCCGCCGTCGGGGCTACGCGCGCGCCGCCCTCGAGCAGGCCCTCGAGGCGATCGACGCGCGCGGGCCCGACCTCACGATGCTGATCTGCGCCCCCGCCCGGGTGCCGTTCTACGCCAGCGTGGGCTTCGTCCCCTTCGCGGGCACGACCTGGACCGAGCAGGGCGGCGAGCGCGTGGTCCTCGACTACGAGCCCGCCATGATCCGGCCCGGCCGCCTCCCCGCGCCCCGGGACGGCGAGCTCGACCTGTGCGGGCCCGCCGTGGTGACGGCGGATCCCGGGGTGCGGCTCGTCCCGGTCGACGTGGCCGCGGAGGCCGACGACCTGCGCGCGTTCCTCACCGCGAACGCGTTCCCGTTCCACATGACGCCGCGGCCGACCGCCGCGGACGTCGACCGGCGCCTCGCCGGCGGCGACTTCCAGGCGCCGGAGCACGAGGCGCTGTGGGTCGACGTCGCGGGAGCCGGGCGCGTGGGCCTCGTCGTGCTCGACGACATCCAGGATCCGGGGATCATGTTCGACCTCCGCCTCGCCGAGGCGTCCCGCGGCCGGGGTCTCGGCGTGCACGTGCTGCGGGCGCTGACGGCCCACGTGTTCCGGACGTACCCGGAGGCGACGCGCTTCGAGGGGCAGACCCGCGACGACAACCGGGCCATGCGGCGGACGCTCCTCGCGGCGGGCTTCGTGAAGGAGGCGCACTACCGCGACGGCTGGCCCGTCGCGGGCGCGGCGCCGCACGACTCGGTCGGCTACGGGATCCTCCGGCGGGATCACGAGGCGGGGACGACGACGCCCGTGCCGTGGGATGACATCGACTGA
- a CDS encoding DUF6421 family protein — MSSAAPAAAAVIGEPEVVEDVRTVASSPAWLALKAAAVALQPMQAKDGSVPDPADHAEAARRITEIRDSVRALAPLFPHDAAYLAALDGDLSRWVDAGLGVPDFLDSLTAFQPQRDRVDGIRHLVVFPMTTQNGSASRLVEAVLIEVVWPEFVADLEAGDYGNALFVPIRFVDFTPGYDTNSAVLFPETVAMREVPTFTWGAIFADREAARFRRVVRHAAEVTKLELPEDARRLLDDQRLAEETFVMWDLIHDRTHMRGDLPFDPFMIKQRMPFFLYSIEELRCDLTAFREAVAIQRRLAALDPAERTAADDALLERAGMVQHAVIFDRIFRFAITGSRVRNYDGLGGQLLFAWLHQHHVLHWTDTRLTIDWDDVADVVVALADRVNDLYWRSIDRPKTAHWLAAYAMVTETVTPHPASVWAKGPDALPLDGPPKGLTDLVLDDEFPLSMFFEALERKMRDVIGSTAGITGQAA; from the coding sequence ATGTCCAGCGCCGCACCCGCCGCAGCAGCCGTCATCGGTGAGCCCGAGGTCGTCGAGGACGTGCGCACCGTCGCCTCCTCCCCCGCCTGGCTCGCCCTCAAGGCCGCCGCCGTCGCGCTCCAGCCGATGCAGGCGAAGGACGGCTCGGTCCCGGACCCCGCCGACCACGCGGAGGCCGCCCGGCGCATCACGGAGATCCGCGACTCCGTCCGCGCGCTCGCCCCGCTCTTCCCGCACGACGCCGCCTACCTCGCCGCACTCGACGGGGACCTCTCCCGCTGGGTCGACGCCGGTCTCGGCGTCCCCGACTTCCTCGACTCGCTCACCGCGTTCCAGCCGCAGCGCGATCGCGTCGACGGGATCCGGCACCTCGTCGTCTTCCCGATGACGACGCAGAACGGCAGCGCGAGCCGGCTCGTCGAGGCCGTGCTCATCGAGGTCGTGTGGCCGGAGTTCGTGGCGGATCTGGAGGCGGGCGACTACGGCAACGCGCTGTTCGTCCCCATCCGCTTCGTCGACTTCACGCCCGGCTACGACACGAACTCCGCGGTGCTGTTCCCCGAGACCGTCGCCATGCGCGAGGTCCCGACCTTCACCTGGGGCGCGATCTTCGCCGACCGCGAGGCCGCCCGCTTCCGCCGCGTGGTGCGCCACGCCGCCGAGGTCACCAAGCTGGAGCTGCCGGAGGACGCGCGCCGCCTGCTGGACGACCAGCGGCTCGCGGAGGAGACCTTCGTGATGTGGGACCTCATCCACGACCGCACCCACATGCGCGGCGACCTGCCGTTCGACCCGTTCATGATCAAGCAGCGGATGCCGTTCTTCCTCTACTCCATCGAGGAGCTGCGGTGCGACCTCACCGCGTTCCGCGAGGCCGTCGCCATCCAGCGCCGCCTCGCCGCGCTGGATCCCGCCGAGCGCACCGCCGCCGACGACGCCCTCCTGGAGCGCGCCGGCATGGTGCAGCACGCGGTCATCTTCGACCGGATCTTCCGCTTCGCCATCACCGGATCCCGCGTCCGGAACTACGACGGCCTCGGCGGCCAGCTGCTGTTCGCGTGGCTGCACCAGCACCACGTCCTGCACTGGACCGACACGCGCCTCACCATCGACTGGGACGACGTCGCCGACGTGGTGGTGGCCCTCGCCGACCGGGTGAACGACCTCTACTGGCGCTCCATCGACCGGCCGAAGACCGCGCACTGGCTGGCTGCGTACGCGATGGTCACCGAGACGGTGACCCCGCACCCCGCGTCCGTGTGGGCGAAGGGGCCGGACGCGCTGCCGCTCGACGGGCCGCCCAAGGGCCTCACCGACCTCGTGCTGGACGACGAGTTCCCGCTGAGCATGTTCTTCGAGGCGCTCGAGAGGAAGATGCGGGACGTGATCGGGTCGACCGCGGGGATCACGGGGCAGGCCGCGTGA